One genomic window of Myxocyprinus asiaticus isolate MX2 ecotype Aquarium Trade chromosome 5, UBuf_Myxa_2, whole genome shotgun sequence includes the following:
- the LOC127440275 gene encoding AFG3-like protein 2 isoform X2 has translation MCASEAKPTNAQKATGGGGSGGGGKRGGRKDESTWYSRLQKGDVPWDDKEFRMYFLCGAAFWTAVTYYFFFRDGGREVTWKDFVNGYLAKRVVDRLEVVNKRYVKVIFTPGKTPVDGQYVWFNIGSVDTFERNLETAQLELGIEGENRLPVVYSTESDGSFLLSMLPTVLIIGFLLFMLRRGPAGAGRPGRGMGGLFSVSETTAKVLRDEIDVKFKDVAGCEEAKLEIMEFVNFLKNPKQYQDLGAKIPKGAILTGPPGTGKTLLAKATAGEANVPFITVNGSEFLEMFVGVGPARVRDLFVLARKNAPCILFIDEIDAVGRKRGRGNFGGQSEQENTLNQLLVEMDGFNTATNVVVLAGTNRSDILDPALMRPGRFDRQIYIGPPDIKGRASIFKVHLRPLKLDTELDKEALARKMAALTPGFSGADIANVCNEAALIAARHLSDAINHKHFEQAIERVIGGLEKKTQVLQPEEKKTVAYHEAGHAVAGWFLEHADPLLKVSIIPRGKGLGYAQYLPKEQYLYTKEQLLDRMCMMLGGRVSEEIFFGRITTGAQDDLKKVTQSAYAQIVQFGMNEKVGQVSFDLPRQGEMVLEKPYSEATARLIDTEVRNLITSAYDRTKQLLSEKKSDVEKVALRLLEKEVLDKNDMVELLGQRPFAEKSTYEEFVEGTGSMDEDTSLPEGLKDWNKERSNEKEESTEEQVARQITGGMPF, from the exons GGTGATGTTCCATGGGATGATAAAGAGTTTCGTATGTATTTCCTGTGTGGAGCGGCCTTCTGGACAGCTGTCACATATTATTTTTTCTTCCGAGATGGAGGAAGAGAGGTGACCTGGAAAGACTTTGTAAATGGTTACCTAGCTAAAAGAGTG GTTGATAGGTTGGAGGTCGTAAACAAGCGATACGTAAAAGTCATTTTTACTCCTGGTAAAACTCCAGTTGATGGG CAATATGTCTGGTTCAACATTGGCAGCGTGGACACATTTGAGCGAAACCTGGAGACTGCCCAGTTAGAGCTGGGTATTGAAGGAGAGAACAGACTGCCAGTTGTCTATTCCACTGAGAGTGATGG GTCGTTCCTCCTTAGCATGTTGCCCACGGTACTGATCATTGGGTTCTTGCTGTTCATGCTGAGAAGAGGGCCAGCTGGGGCAGGGAGGCCAGGGAGGGGCATGGGTGGGCTCTTCAGTGTCAGTGAGACCACCGCCAAAGTGCTACGAGATGAGATTGACGTCAAGTTCAAGGATGTAGCAGGCTGTGAGGAGGCGAAGTTGGAGATCATGGAATTTGTTAACTTTCTTAAGAACCCAAAGCAGTACCAGGATTTGGGTGCCAAGATTCCAAAG GGGGCTATTCTGACAGGACCCCCAGGTACAGGAAAGACTTTACTAGCCAAGGCCACTGCAGGGGAGGCCAACGTCCCCTTCATCACTGTCAATGGTTCAGAATTCTTAGAGATGTTTGTCGGGGTCGGGCCAGCCAGG GTTCGGGATCTCTTTGTTTTAGCCCGGAAGAATGCCCCATGCATTCTCTTCATAGATGAGATCGATGCAGTTGGGCGAAAGAGAGGCAGGGGCAACTTTGGTGGGCAGAGTGAACAAGAGAACACACTCAACCAGTTACTAGTCGAGATGGATG GATTTAACACTGCTACCAATGTTGTGGTGCTAGCAGGCACAAACAGATCAGACATTCTAGATCCAGCTTTGATGAGGCCTGGCCGGTTTGATAGACAGATATACATTG GGCCACCAGATATCAAAGGTAGAGCCTCTATATTCAAAGTACATTTGAGACCACTGAAGCTGGATACAGAGTTGGACAAAGAAGCTCTGGCAAGGAAAATGGCTGCCCTAACACCTGGTTTTTCAG GTGCGGACATTGCTAATGTGTGCAACGAGGCTGCGCTTATTGCAGCCCGCCATCTTTCTGATGCCATCAACCATAAACACTTTGAGCAAGCTATCGAACGAGTAATTGGAG GTCTTGAGAAGAAGACTCAGGTGCTGCAGCCCGAGGAGAAAAAGACAGTTGCTTACCATGAGGCTGGTCATGCTGTAGCTGGCTGGTTCCTTGAGCATGCTGATCCCCTGCTTAAA GTGTCCATCATCCCACGTGGGAAGGGATTGGGCTATGCCCAGTATTTGCCTAAAGAGCAGTATCTGTACACCAAGGAGCAACTGTTGGACAGGATGTGTATGATGCTGGGTGGGCGTGTCTCAGAGGAGATCTTTTTTGGCCGTATTACCACTGGGGCTCAGGATGACTTGAAGAAGGTGACACAGAGTGCCTATGCACAG ATCGTGCAGTTTGGCATGAATGAAAAGGTGGGGCAAGTGTCGTTTGACCTGCCACGGCAAGGAGAGATGGTTCTGGAGAAACCCTACAGTGAGGCTACAGCACGCCTCATCGACACAGAGGTCCGGAATCTCATCACCTCAGCTTATGATCGTACAAAGCAGCTGCTGTCTGAGAAGAAGTCTGATGTGGAGAAG GTGGCACTGCGTCTACTCGAGAAGGAGGTGCTAGATAAGAACGATATGGTGGAGCTGCTGGGCCAAAGGCCATTTGCTGAGAAGTCTACTTATGAAGAGTTTGTGGAGGGAACGGGGAGCATGGATGAGGACACCTCACTGCCGGAGGGTCTGAAGGACTGGAACAAGGAGCGCAGCAATGAGAAGGAGGAGAGCACAGAGGAACAGGTGGCTCGACAGATCACTGGTGGTATGCCCTTCTAA